One region of Oncorhynchus keta strain PuntledgeMale-10-30-2019 chromosome 24, Oket_V2, whole genome shotgun sequence genomic DNA includes:
- the sf3b5 gene encoding splicing factor 3B subunit 5 — MTDRYNIHSQLEHLQSKYIGTGHADTSKWEWLVNQHRDSYCSYMGHFDLLNYFSVAENESKARVRFNLMEKMLQPCGPPSDKPDDA; from the coding sequence ATGACAGACCGCTACAACATTCACAGCCAGTTGGAGCATCTTCAATCTAAATACATTGGAACAGGCCATGCGGACACCAGCAAGTGGGAATGGTTGGTGAACCAACATCGGGACTCGTACTGTTCATATATGGGTCATTTTGACCTGCTGAATTACTTCTCTGTTGCTGAGAACGAGAGCAAAGCCCGCGTGCGCTTCAATCTCATGGAGAAGATGCTGCAGCCCTGTGGCCCACCTTCAGACAAACCTGACGATGCTTAG